One genomic region from Streptomyces sp. NBC_01304 encodes:
- a CDS encoding nucleic acid/nucleotide deaminase domain-containing protein, with amino-acid sequence MAQAEAPPHPLPHRVTHLRLLLATAFTITAASTLGVLLVAPPSGQLLGRLAYAAAPTTLGLWLALRTRRGGMRTYAGLAAVQIWLTLGALNTMGSGSGRGLTQLLIPAAMAALLHRRDVRDWFRSAPDTRDPGRSRGRARGFSPARMLKWRHSEEGQTTAEYAGLLTIIAGIVLAVLALGIGPQVATTVQNAVCSITGMGCAAPPTTDESGDKPGNNDGDETEGDENGNGNDDGSKDGSDNGDEDENDDEGCFSGVGAFFGCAKDQTVGAVEGIVVDGAWGDVKDTVNSVIHPIDTVKDTVTGLWDYGKDWVTTEFDGYRDKWNDGDYLGIVGQAVTVNPRLIWKLGGDFVVTPEAREAWSNGEYGRSIGQVLWNGGSLFIPGLGEAKIVQKLTKLRKIADGAHDAGKKLPDGKKPDPDGKKPDPDGKDRDLPVTCPASYHGNDGSLTESPGAPTVVLAVYQHPADPAESGIVRINNRRCGRINLNDSGNTLSQLSMRLRMEHNLPSTRNIAVYRIGEGPDARYIAAPNEGNRGLHSEQVLDQYLKDNGISPDEVTGVYSERQPCISGAECARIVGRYPNAQNDISWSLEPDVGISGKKNLARNAGRIGEARGNYQGPSGDLPGDGDVTWLGN; translated from the coding sequence ATGGCTCAGGCAGAGGCCCCACCCCACCCGCTCCCCCACCGCGTGACCCACCTCCGCCTGCTCCTGGCCACCGCATTCACGATCACCGCCGCATCCACCCTGGGCGTACTCCTCGTGGCCCCACCGAGCGGCCAGCTCCTGGGCAGACTCGCGTACGCCGCAGCCCCCACCACACTCGGCCTGTGGCTCGCACTGCGCACACGCCGCGGCGGCATGCGCACGTACGCCGGCCTCGCCGCCGTCCAGATCTGGCTCACCCTGGGCGCGCTGAACACGATGGGCTCGGGCAGCGGCCGCGGCCTGACCCAGCTCCTGATCCCGGCCGCGATGGCGGCCCTGCTCCACCGACGGGACGTACGCGACTGGTTCCGCAGCGCCCCGGACACCCGCGACCCCGGCCGCAGCAGGGGCCGCGCACGGGGCTTCAGCCCGGCCCGGATGCTGAAGTGGCGGCACAGCGAGGAGGGGCAGACCACCGCCGAGTACGCGGGGCTGCTCACGATCATCGCGGGCATCGTGCTCGCCGTACTGGCCCTCGGGATCGGCCCCCAGGTCGCCACCACCGTGCAGAACGCGGTCTGTTCCATCACCGGCATGGGCTGCGCGGCCCCACCCACCACGGACGAGAGCGGCGACAAGCCCGGCAACAACGACGGAGACGAGACCGAAGGCGACGAGAACGGGAACGGGAACGACGACGGAAGCAAGGACGGAAGCGACAACGGAGACGAAGACGAGAACGACGACGAGGGCTGCTTCTCCGGCGTAGGCGCCTTCTTCGGCTGCGCGAAGGACCAGACCGTCGGCGCGGTCGAGGGCATCGTCGTGGACGGTGCCTGGGGCGACGTCAAGGACACCGTCAACTCGGTGATCCACCCCATCGACACCGTGAAGGACACGGTCACCGGCCTGTGGGACTACGGCAAGGACTGGGTCACCACCGAGTTCGACGGCTACCGCGACAAGTGGAACGACGGCGACTACCTGGGCATCGTCGGCCAGGCGGTGACCGTCAACCCGCGCCTGATCTGGAAGCTCGGCGGCGACTTCGTCGTCACCCCGGAGGCCCGCGAGGCCTGGAGCAACGGGGAGTACGGCAGGTCGATCGGCCAGGTCCTGTGGAACGGCGGCTCGCTGTTCATCCCGGGCCTCGGCGAAGCCAAGATCGTCCAGAAGCTGACCAAGCTCCGCAAGATCGCGGACGGGGCGCACGACGCGGGCAAGAAGCTCCCGGACGGCAAGAAGCCGGACCCGGACGGCAAGAAGCCCGACCCCGACGGCAAGGACCGCGACCTACCGGTCACCTGCCCGGCGTCGTACCACGGCAACGACGGCAGCCTCACCGAATCCCCCGGCGCCCCGACCGTGGTCCTCGCGGTCTACCAACACCCCGCAGACCCAGCCGAATCCGGCATCGTACGGATCAACAACCGCCGCTGCGGCCGCATCAACCTCAACGACTCCGGCAACACGCTGTCCCAGCTCTCCATGCGCCTGCGCATGGAACACAACCTCCCCAGCACCCGCAACATCGCGGTCTACCGCATCGGCGAGGGCCCCGACGCCCGCTACATCGCGGCACCCAACGAGGGCAACCGGGGACTCCACTCGGAGCAGGTCCTCGACCAGTACCTGAAGGACAACGGCATCTCGCCCGACGAGGTGACCGGTGTCTACTCCGAGCGCCAGCCGTGCATTTCGGGCGCCGAGTGCGCGCGGATCGTGGGCCGCTACCCGAACGCGCAGAACGACATCTCGTGGAGCCTGGAGCCGGATGTCGGCATCAGCGGGAAGAAGAACCTCGCCAGGAATGCCGGAAGGATCGGCGAGGCGCGGGGAAACTACCAGGGGCCGTCCGGAGACCTGCCGGGCGACGGCGACGTCACCTGGCTCGGCAACTGA
- a CDS encoding DUF3995 domain-containing protein, protein MPTAERTARRAATLIASVLAADAALHLFWATGSTWPAADEKSLSYAVLGLDTPFTPPVLVPLALLLLTASGIVLARAGRRTRVLQLGVRAVTLGLSARAAAGLLWLVTKSPDSAFYWLNLALYTPLCLTLAAAALRVGRSRPATDSVPLEDSLRA, encoded by the coding sequence ATGCCCACCGCCGAACGCACGGCCCGTCGCGCCGCCACCCTCATCGCCTCGGTCCTGGCCGCCGACGCCGCGCTGCACCTGTTCTGGGCCACCGGCTCCACCTGGCCGGCGGCCGACGAGAAGTCCCTGTCGTACGCGGTCCTCGGCCTGGACACCCCCTTCACCCCACCGGTCCTCGTCCCGCTCGCCCTGCTCCTGCTCACGGCGTCGGGGATCGTCCTGGCCCGGGCCGGGCGCCGCACGCGCGTACTTCAACTGGGCGTACGCGCAGTCACCTTGGGCTTGTCCGCACGCGCGGCAGCCGGTCTCCTCTGGCTCGTCACGAAGTCCCCGGACTCCGCCTTCTACTGGCTGAACCTGGCCCTCTACACCCCGCTCTGCCTGACCCTCGCGGCAGCGGCCCTGCGCGTGGGGCGGTCCCGGCCCGCGACCGACTCCGTCCCCCTGGAAGACTCGCTCCGTGCCTGA
- a CDS encoding RNA polymerase sigma factor — protein sequence MAALLDELTPYVGRICAPIALDQGPDAAQEALTAVFRALRSLKQPAALYGWVRAIAVREAVRVARRSARAVPADLSELPARGDPQLAADIRDVLDRLSPEHRAVLVLRDIEGLDERAAAELLGLRVGTVKSRLSRARDTFRKAWTS from the coding sequence ATGGCGGCCCTGCTGGACGAACTCACCCCGTACGTGGGCCGGATCTGCGCCCCGATCGCCCTCGACCAGGGCCCGGACGCGGCGCAGGAGGCCCTGACCGCGGTGTTCCGCGCGCTCCGCTCGCTCAAGCAGCCGGCCGCGCTGTACGGCTGGGTGCGGGCGATCGCGGTCCGCGAGGCCGTCCGGGTCGCCCGTCGTTCGGCCCGCGCGGTCCCGGCCGACCTGAGCGAGCTGCCCGCGCGCGGCGACCCCCAACTGGCCGCCGACATCAGGGATGTCCTGGACCGCCTCTCCCCCGAGCACCGCGCGGTCCTGGTCCTGCGCGACATCGAGGGCCTGGACGAACGGGCCGCGGCGGAACTGCTCGGCCTGCGCGTGGGCACGGTCAAGTCCCGGCTCTCGCGGGCCCGCGACACCTTCCGGAAGGCGTGGACGTCATGA
- a CDS encoding serine/threonine-protein kinase, whose translation MGGGELYCDTCGLAPVVAPNGMVSSQPTGITGGGGRGSSSSSRSSRASSRSSRSSQSRRSVSGRLSRSLSGRTSSRSVSVRSSGASTGASGRNRLGAGLVSVPQVPRPNPGEMVQENPEVPERKRFCSRSDCGAPVGRSRGERKGRTEGFCTKCGHPYSFMPKLSTGDIVHGQYEVMGCLAHGGLGWVYLAIDRAVSDRWVVLKGLLDTGDQDAMAAAISERRFLAEIEHSNIVRIYNFVEHLDQRTGSLDGYIVMEYVGGKSLKEIANDRRTPDGKRDPLPVEQACAYGIEALEALGHLHSRNLLYCDFKVDNAIQTEDQLKLIDMGAVRRMDDDESAIYGTVGYQAPEVAEVGPSVASDLYTVARTLAIMTFDFQGYTNVFVDSLPDPDNIEVFRKYESFYRLLVRATDPDPARRFASAQEMAEQLTGVLREVVAVQTSKPRPALSTLFGPEVKVTDTELFAERDLEVSKLGARRDGKAAPALSNGGPLPAIPAPPGSTGPGPTDPPNAAHLIRTLDAPAVALALPVPRVDPSDPNAGFLAGLMASAPAELISALAAAPATSLELRLRELRARLEMGELNSATKSLDDLEQTNPDDWRVVWYRGVVSLATGDFASAALSFDGIYDAFPGEPAPKLALGVCAEVLGQLDNAAEYYRLVWTTDPSYVSTAFGLARVQLAAADRRGAVRTLESVPEASIHYTAARVAAVRARLRDQALHEPLLDDLTAAAGQVEALRHFGLDAVRREQLSAEVLGTALDWVLSGSRGSAPQGGQQGQQGAAHAVLLGSSLDERGLRFGLERSYRTLARLAQRGEERIELVERANRFRPRTWV comes from the coding sequence ATGGGCGGTGGTGAGCTCTACTGCGACACCTGCGGCCTGGCTCCCGTCGTCGCGCCGAACGGCATGGTGAGCTCCCAGCCGACCGGTATCACCGGGGGCGGCGGCCGGGGCAGCAGCTCGTCCTCGCGCAGTTCCAGGGCCAGTTCGCGCTCGTCCCGCTCCTCGCAGTCCCGCCGCTCGGTGTCGGGCCGGCTGTCGCGCTCGCTGTCGGGGCGTACGTCGTCGCGGTCGGTGTCGGTCCGCAGCTCGGGCGCGTCCACCGGGGCGTCGGGGCGCAACCGCCTTGGCGCGGGCCTGGTCTCGGTGCCCCAGGTGCCGCGGCCCAACCCGGGCGAGATGGTCCAGGAGAACCCCGAGGTCCCCGAACGCAAACGGTTCTGCTCGCGCTCCGACTGCGGGGCGCCGGTGGGCCGTTCGCGCGGGGAGCGCAAGGGCCGCACCGAGGGCTTCTGCACCAAGTGCGGCCACCCGTACTCCTTCATGCCGAAGTTGAGCACGGGCGACATCGTGCACGGTCAGTACGAGGTCATGGGCTGTCTCGCGCACGGCGGGCTCGGCTGGGTGTATCTCGCCATCGACCGTGCGGTGTCGGACCGTTGGGTGGTCCTCAAGGGCCTGCTCGACACCGGTGACCAGGACGCGATGGCCGCGGCGATCTCCGAGCGGCGCTTCCTCGCCGAGATCGAGCACTCCAACATCGTGCGGATCTACAACTTCGTCGAGCACCTCGACCAGCGCACCGGCTCCCTCGACGGGTACATCGTCATGGAGTACGTCGGCGGCAAGTCCCTCAAGGAGATCGCCAACGACCGGCGCACCCCGGACGGCAAGCGCGATCCGCTGCCGGTCGAGCAGGCGTGTGCGTACGGCATCGAGGCCCTGGAGGCCCTCGGCCACCTTCACAGCAGAAACCTTCTGTACTGCGACTTCAAGGTGGACAACGCCATCCAGACGGAGGACCAGCTCAAGCTCATCGACATGGGCGCGGTCCGCAGGATGGACGACGACGAGTCGGCGATCTACGGCACGGTCGGCTATCAGGCCCCCGAGGTCGCCGAGGTCGGCCCGTCCGTCGCCTCCGATCTGTACACGGTGGCGCGCACCCTCGCGATCATGACGTTCGACTTCCAGGGCTATACGAACGTCTTCGTGGACTCGCTGCCCGACCCGGACAACATCGAGGTCTTCCGTAAGTACGAGTCGTTCTACCGCCTCCTGGTCCGTGCCACCGACCCGGATCCGGCGCGGCGGTTCGCCTCCGCGCAGGAGATGGCGGAGCAGCTGACCGGTGTGCTGCGCGAGGTCGTCGCGGTCCAGACGAGCAAGCCGCGGCCCGCGCTGTCCACGCTGTTCGGGCCCGAGGTCAAGGTCACGGACACCGAGCTGTTCGCGGAGCGCGACCTGGAGGTCTCGAAGCTGGGCGCCCGGCGCGACGGCAAGGCCGCCCCCGCCCTCTCCAACGGCGGGCCGCTGCCCGCGATCCCCGCCCCGCCCGGCAGCACGGGACCCGGCCCCACGGACCCGCCCAACGCCGCGCACCTGATCCGCACGCTGGACGCCCCGGCCGTGGCGCTGGCGCTGCCCGTGCCGCGCGTCGACCCGAGCGACCCCAACGCCGGGTTCCTGGCCGGGCTCATGGCCTCCGCGCCCGCCGAGCTGATCAGCGCGCTCGCGGCCGCGCCCGCGACCTCCCTGGAGCTGCGCCTGAGGGAGCTGCGGGCCCGCCTGGAGATGGGCGAACTGAACTCCGCCACAAAGTCGTTGGACGATCTGGAGCAGACCAACCCGGACGACTGGCGCGTCGTCTGGTACCGCGGTGTGGTCTCCCTGGCCACCGGCGACTTCGCGAGCGCCGCGCTGTCCTTCGACGGGATCTACGACGCGTTCCCCGGCGAGCCCGCGCCCAAGCTGGCCCTCGGCGTCTGCGCGGAGGTCCTGGGGCAGTTGGACAACGCCGCGGAGTACTACCGCCTGGTGTGGACGACCGACCCCAGCTATGTGTCGACGGCCTTCGGCCTCGCCCGGGTACAGCTGGCGGCCGCGGACCGGCGCGGCGCGGTGCGTACCCTGGAATCCGTACCGGAGGCGTCGATTCACTACACGGCGGCCCGGGTAGCCGCCGTACGGGCCCGCTTGCGGGACCAGGCGCTGCACGAACCCCTGCTTGACGACCTGACCGCCGCCGCCGGCCAGGTCGAGGCGCTCAGGCACTTCGGCCTGGACGCGGTGCGCCGCGAGCAGTTGTCGGCCGAGGTCCTGGGGACCGCCCTTGACTGGGTACTCTCCGGTAGCCGCGGCAGTGCGCCGCAGGGCGGGCAGCAGGGA
- a CDS encoding glutamate ABC transporter substrate-binding protein: MTKMRAPLELKRPFARLRGWGGVASMAVACLLAACFVLLPVKGAADEQVAQGGSGVAHAVQAKAEKCDDESPDKSLPKSSDDGPTIEAIKARGDNAKLVIGVDQNSYRWGYRDPDDGKLHGFDIDLAKEIGRSIMGHEDAVTFRAVPTNQRIPMLKSGKVDLIVRTMTISCSRKAEGVEFSTAYFKTGQQVLAPEGSPIKGYDDTLSGRRVCVADKSTADEALKKESHGAKIIRVVNQLDCLVQLQLGNADAVVTDSALGAGQAAQDPTVELKGEPFTEEYYGVAAKQGADDLVSRVNDILEKYRDGGDGSKWEKAYDTWLKADMGDSPGPPPARYQKD, from the coding sequence ATGACCAAGATGAGGGCACCACTGGAGTTGAAGCGTCCGTTCGCCAGGCTGCGCGGCTGGGGCGGCGTGGCCTCGATGGCCGTCGCCTGCCTGCTGGCCGCGTGCTTCGTGCTGCTGCCCGTGAAGGGCGCCGCGGACGAGCAGGTCGCACAGGGCGGCTCGGGCGTGGCCCACGCCGTCCAGGCGAAGGCCGAGAAGTGCGACGACGAGAGCCCGGACAAGAGCCTGCCCAAGTCCTCCGACGACGGCCCCACAATCGAGGCGATCAAGGCCCGGGGGGACAACGCCAAGCTGGTCATCGGCGTCGACCAGAACAGCTACCGCTGGGGCTACCGCGACCCGGACGACGGCAAGTTGCACGGCTTCGACATCGACCTCGCCAAGGAGATAGGCCGCAGCATCATGGGCCACGAGGACGCGGTGACGTTCCGCGCGGTGCCGACGAACCAGCGCATCCCGATGCTCAAGAGCGGCAAGGTCGACCTGATCGTGCGCACGATGACGATCAGCTGCTCGCGCAAGGCGGAGGGCGTCGAGTTCTCCACCGCGTACTTCAAGACGGGACAGCAGGTGCTCGCGCCCGAGGGCTCCCCGATCAAGGGGTACGACGACACGCTGAGCGGCCGCCGCGTCTGCGTCGCCGACAAGTCCACGGCCGACGAGGCGCTGAAGAAGGAGTCGCACGGCGCGAAGATCATCCGCGTGGTCAACCAGCTGGACTGCCTGGTGCAGCTGCAGTTGGGGAACGCCGACGCGGTGGTCACGGACAGCGCCCTCGGCGCCGGCCAGGCCGCGCAGGACCCGACGGTGGAGCTCAAGGGCGAGCCGTTCACCGAGGAGTACTACGGCGTGGCGGCCAAGCAGGGCGCCGACGACTTGGTAAGCCGGGTCAACGACATCCTGGAGAAGTACCGCGACGGCGGTGACGGCAGCAAGTGGGAGAAGGCGTACGACACTTGGCTGAAGGCCGACATGGGTGACAGCCCCGGCCCGCCGCCCGCCAGGTACCAGAAGGACTGA
- a CDS encoding SUKH-4 family immunity protein: protein MHDEAQRAFDTALTRDLDGLVAEGPPAARATAVARGWDLPADAVGALTRWGVPVLPAGPSGISTLAGDVQTEPEPQLMARGITAYRLASYFGRPIGALPGSGAVYGLPEEEHFPVVLINTSVPAFVEIAWRLHFTTQALIPLDEAEEYEQLEGNLQRFCDWIHELDPGCKPPGAASWWDGIAGSW, encoded by the coding sequence ATGCACGACGAGGCTCAGCGCGCCTTCGACACCGCGCTCACCCGGGACCTGGACGGCCTCGTCGCCGAGGGGCCGCCCGCGGCGCGGGCGACGGCCGTCGCGCGCGGCTGGGACCTGCCCGCGGACGCGGTGGGGGCGCTGACCCGCTGGGGTGTGCCGGTGCTGCCGGCGGGCCCCTCCGGGATCTCCACCCTCGCCGGGGACGTGCAGACGGAGCCGGAGCCGCAGCTCATGGCGCGCGGCATCACGGCGTACCGCCTGGCCAGTTACTTCGGGCGGCCGATCGGTGCCCTGCCGGGGAGCGGCGCGGTGTACGGGCTGCCCGAGGAGGAGCACTTCCCGGTGGTGCTGATCAATACGTCGGTGCCGGCGTTCGTCGAGATCGCCTGGCGGCTGCACTTCACCACGCAGGCCCTGATCCCGCTCGACGAGGCCGAGGAGTACGAGCAGTTGGAGGGGAACCTGCAGCGGTTCTGCGACTGGATCCACGAGCTGGATCCCGGCTGCAAGCCGCCGGGCGCGGCGAGTTGGTGGGACGGGATCGCGGGCAGTTGGTAG
- a CDS encoding S8 family peptidase, with the protein MAATAVALLATGLTPAGADPGPGSKGRTAPTAAPGAHTVTLLSGDRVTYTGSGKSLQVSGVRAGKGREQVAFTRARLDDHEYVIPVDATDALGAGRLDRQLFDVTALVAQGHDDAKRTTIPLIATERAELQGASRKGEFEELGLAARSVRKTEAAEVWQGLVKETAGSSRTARATKVWLDGKVEASLDKSVPMTGAPEAWKKGLDGKGVRVAVLDTGADTTHPDLKGRVVAEKNFTWDETAEDFNGHGTHVASTVAGVGQASGGRYKGVAPGVDLLNGKVLDGGGSGYISWILEGMEWAAAQKADIVSMSLGSGEPSDGSDPLSQAVEQLSAGGGPLFVVAAGNEGKPNTIGSPSAAPSALTVGSITKQRAMSEFSSQGPALDDGGVKPEITAPGSDITAARAKGTFESVAVSEHYATISGTSMATPHVSGAAAILKQGHPDWDAQQLKSALVGSADAVDDAGVYEQGAGSVDVPGALHARVQATPAAVSAELTWPYAKEVTRKVTYRNTGDKSVRLSLEIDGYARVALAERRLTIPAGGTATATVRIDGSATGPGTHSAWITARGSDGSRVRTPVGIDAEAKTATLTLAAPAKRPGVDRAYTNVVVQNEKTGESQLTGVTEGTRELRLPEGTYRLLGSVWEYDDENDVPVSVATVQLAERVTLTGDRTVTPDLSGAKPVTLGVDDPTMRISSQGSAQGLVSQVTGAPTGLLTPLFDGQFKAYAVGSGKIPGVTYFAGASWEQPFLHAATTGPDPLDIPIRPYYFDRIEWDLKGQVVDVGDGTDLDGRELADRIVLFEPGYGLPGGEADRRYRAILAKKPQVVLLGKGWVSAEPDDQVLVVQEPAQTLLRGRLAAGPVTLEIKAQRNGDRAYFTFHSHENGVPAGANWVDRRADLARVEHSVRTTGYPNDVKGLYGWARYAGLNLVQQNTVVRAPHKLTAYYTPDVPWTAATFEYLVPDGERDMTLGEQFTEPTVYRRGRTVEENWLTGPFNPSLSVTGSDGRAQATRDGDKLRLALPMLSDARGHRSVATPQLESGTTELRTAGGELVGRNDSGGRGVFDVPARNAAYELTSTVRRESSSWELGTQVSDTWRFRSGRTSSERALGLLDTRYDVAGLDGDNSVGVGRAFEFGVGFGYQAGARGAAVDRVRVEYSTDDGATWASAKVRKADGSWRVSVPGLSQGWVSLKVTGSAPGGASLTETVTRAYKVGCPSDWCGYAPEWPHWE; encoded by the coding sequence GTGGCGGCCACCGCCGTCGCCCTGCTCGCCACCGGGCTCACGCCCGCCGGGGCCGACCCGGGGCCGGGCTCGAAGGGCAGGACCGCGCCCACCGCCGCACCCGGCGCGCACACGGTCACACTGCTCAGCGGCGACCGGGTCACCTACACCGGGAGCGGGAAGTCCCTGCAGGTCAGCGGGGTCAGGGCGGGCAAGGGGCGGGAGCAGGTCGCGTTCACCCGGGCCCGGCTCGACGACCACGAGTACGTCATCCCCGTCGACGCCACGGACGCGCTCGGCGCAGGGCGCCTGGACCGGCAGCTCTTCGATGTGACGGCGCTGGTCGCGCAGGGCCACGACGACGCGAAGCGCACCACCATCCCGCTCATCGCCACGGAGCGGGCCGAGCTCCAAGGGGCTTCCCGGAAGGGCGAGTTCGAGGAGCTGGGCCTCGCCGCCCGGTCCGTGCGCAAGACCGAGGCCGCCGAGGTCTGGCAGGGCCTGGTGAAGGAGACTGCGGGCAGCTCACGTACGGCCAGGGCCACCAAGGTGTGGCTGGACGGCAAGGTCGAGGCGAGTCTCGACAAGAGCGTGCCGATGACCGGCGCGCCCGAGGCGTGGAAGAAGGGCCTCGACGGCAAGGGTGTAAGGGTCGCCGTCCTGGACACCGGGGCTGACACCACCCACCCGGACCTCAAGGGCCGCGTCGTCGCCGAGAAGAACTTCACCTGGGACGAGACGGCCGAGGACTTCAACGGGCACGGCACCCATGTCGCGTCGACCGTCGCGGGTGTTGGTCAGGCCTCCGGTGGGCGCTACAAGGGCGTCGCACCCGGCGTCGATCTCCTCAACGGCAAGGTGCTCGACGGAGGCGGCTCCGGCTACATCAGCTGGATCCTGGAGGGCATGGAGTGGGCGGCCGCCCAGAAGGCCGACATCGTGTCCATGTCGCTGGGCTCCGGAGAGCCGAGCGACGGGAGTGACCCGCTGTCCCAGGCCGTGGAGCAACTGTCCGCCGGGGGCGGCCCGTTGTTCGTCGTCGCCGCGGGCAATGAGGGCAAGCCGAACACCATCGGCTCCCCGTCCGCTGCGCCCAGCGCCCTGACCGTCGGCTCGATCACCAAGCAGCGCGCCATGTCCGAGTTCTCCTCGCAGGGTCCCGCCCTCGACGACGGCGGCGTCAAGCCCGAGATCACCGCGCCCGGCAGCGACATCACCGCGGCCCGCGCGAAGGGCACCTTCGAGAGCGTCGCGGTGAGCGAGCACTACGCCACCATCAGCGGCACCTCGATGGCCACCCCGCACGTCTCCGGAGCCGCCGCGATCCTCAAGCAGGGCCACCCCGACTGGGATGCGCAGCAGCTCAAGTCGGCCCTCGTCGGCAGTGCGGACGCGGTGGACGACGCGGGTGTCTACGAGCAGGGCGCGGGCAGCGTCGACGTCCCCGGTGCGCTCCACGCGCGCGTGCAGGCCACCCCGGCGGCCGTCTCCGCCGAGCTGACCTGGCCGTACGCGAAAGAGGTCACCCGGAAGGTGACGTACCGGAACACCGGCGACAAGAGCGTCCGCCTCAGCCTCGAAATCGACGGCTACGCGCGCGTGGCGCTCGCTGAGCGCAGGCTCACGATTCCGGCGGGCGGCACCGCGACCGCCACGGTGCGCATCGACGGGTCCGCGACCGGGCCGGGCACGCACAGCGCCTGGATCACCGCCCGTGGCTCCGACGGCAGCCGGGTCCGCACCCCCGTCGGCATCGACGCGGAGGCCAAGACCGCGACCCTGACGCTGGCCGCCCCCGCCAAGCGTCCCGGCGTCGACCGCGCGTACACGAACGTCGTCGTCCAGAACGAGAAGACCGGCGAGTCCCAGCTGACCGGAGTCACCGAGGGCACCCGTGAACTGCGGCTCCCGGAGGGCACGTACCGGCTGCTCGGGAGCGTCTGGGAGTACGACGACGAGAACGACGTGCCCGTCTCCGTCGCCACCGTCCAGCTCGCCGAACGCGTCACCCTGACCGGCGACCGCACGGTCACCCCCGACCTGTCCGGCGCGAAGCCGGTCACCCTCGGTGTCGACGACCCGACGATGCGCATCAGCAGCCAGGGTTCCGCCCAGGGCCTGGTCTCGCAGGTGACGGGCGCACCCACCGGGCTGCTCACGCCGCTGTTCGACGGGCAGTTCAAGGCGTACGCGGTCGGCAGCGGCAAGATTCCGGGCGTCACCTACTTCGCCGGGGCCAGCTGGGAGCAGCCGTTCCTGCACGCCGCGACGACCGGACCGGATCCGCTCGACATCCCGATCCGCCCGTACTACTTCGACCGCATCGAGTGGGACCTCAAGGGCCAGGTCGTCGACGTGGGCGACGGCACGGACCTGGACGGGCGTGAACTCGCCGACCGCATCGTGCTGTTCGAGCCCGGCTACGGCCTTCCCGGCGGCGAGGCCGACCGCCGCTACCGGGCGATCCTGGCCAAGAAGCCGCAGGTGGTGCTGCTGGGCAAGGGCTGGGTCTCCGCCGAGCCCGACGACCAGGTCCTGGTGGTGCAGGAGCCGGCCCAGACCTTGCTCCGGGGGCGCCTCGCGGCCGGCCCGGTCACCTTGGAGATCAAGGCCCAGCGCAACGGCGACCGCGCGTACTTCACGTTCCACAGCCACGAGAACGGCGTCCCCGCGGGCGCCAACTGGGTAGACAGGCGCGCCGACTTGGCGCGCGTGGAGCACAGCGTGCGCACGACCGGATACCCCAATGACGTCAAGGGCCTGTACGGCTGGGCGCGCTACGCGGGCCTGAACCTGGTCCAGCAGAACACGGTGGTGCGGGCGCCGCACAAGCTGACCGCGTACTACACGCCCGATGTGCCGTGGACGGCCGCGACCTTCGAATACCTGGTGCCCGACGGGGAGCGGGACATGACGCTCGGCGAGCAGTTCACCGAGCCGACCGTGTACCGGCGCGGCAGGACGGTCGAGGAGAACTGGCTCACCGGCCCCTTCAACCCGTCCCTGTCCGTGACCGGCTCCGACGGGCGCGCCCAGGCCACCCGCGACGGCGACAAGCTGCGGCTCGCGCTGCCGATGCTCTCCGACGCGCGCGGTCACCGGTCCGTGGCCACGCCCCAGCTGGAGAGCGGGACGACGGAGTTGCGGACCGCCGGTGGTGAGCTGGTCGGGCGCAATGACTCCGGCGGGCGGGGCGTGTTCGACGTGCCGGCGCGGAATGCCGCGTACGAGCTGACCTCGACGGTGCGGCGGGAGAGCTCGTCCTGGGAGCTGGGCACCCAGGTGTCGGACACCTGGCGGTTCCGTTCGGGGCGTACGTCGTCCGAGCGTGCGCTCGGGCTGCTCGACACGCGGTACGACGTTGCCGGGCTCGACGGGGACAACTCCGTCGGGGTGGGGCGGGCCTTCGAGTTCGGGGTCGGATTCGGGTATCAGGCCGGGGCGCGGGGGGCTGCGGTCGACCGGGTACGGGTCGAGTACTCCACGGATGACGGGGCGACTTGGGCCTCGGCCAAGGTGCGCAAGGCGGACGGCAGTTGGCGCGTGTCCGTGCCGGGGCTGTCCCAGGGCTGGGTCTCGCTGAAGGTCACCGGATCCGCGCCCGGGGGCGCCTCGCTCACCGAGACAGTGACTCGGGCCTACAAGGTCGGGTGTCCTTCGGACTGGTGCGGGTATGCGCCTGAGTGGCCGCACTGGGAGTGA